The following coding sequences are from one Methanosarcina sp. WWM596 window:
- a CDS encoding metal-dependent transcriptional regulator: MSEQNYSEFTGLELSPRKADYLKFILEKRSTVKTTEISSNLQVDPSTTSKTLNELAAAGYLNHIPYRGVDLTEMGAAYAEFLVRRHRILSLLFTHYGLSAEEACAEVSRFEAFVSRDAVNKICNSMGHPMIGVCGAISHEKCIHEGHYH; the protein is encoded by the coding sequence ATGAGTGAGCAGAATTATTCTGAGTTTACGGGCCTTGAACTCTCTCCGAGAAAGGCAGATTATCTCAAGTTTATTCTTGAAAAAAGAAGCACTGTAAAAACCACTGAAATTTCTTCCAACCTGCAGGTTGACCCTTCAACAACAAGCAAAACCTTAAATGAACTTGCAGCAGCTGGCTATCTAAACCATATTCCATACAGGGGGGTAGACCTGACAGAAATGGGGGCAGCATATGCAGAATTTCTTGTTCGGAGGCACAGGATTTTGAGTCTTCTCTTTACTCATTACGGTCTATCGGCGGAGGAAGCATGTGCTGAAGTTTCCCGATTTGAAGCTTTTGTTTCCAGGGATGCGGTAAACAAAATCTGCAACTCGATGGGCCATCCGATGATCGGCGTATGTGGAGCAATCAGCCACGAGAAATGCATTCATGAGGGGCATTATCATTGA